A single region of the Stigmatella aurantiaca genome encodes:
- a CDS encoding AMP-dependent synthetase/ligase, with protein sequence MEQPKTMVHVLHEQATRYQHRPALWSRQGGTYRPTSWQDYALRVRRFALGLKALGFSAGGTLGILSFNREEWLVADLATMALGGVPVGLYTNSSVEQLEYILGHCEAEVLLVENEKYLKAALVLRERLPRLRHVIVMDAPERLPDGVLRYPDVLGRGMGVDEGAYWDAVHALEPHALATLIYTSGTTGAPKGVMLSHTNLVWTAAAVLQEVGLQATPPRILSYLPLSHIAEQILSLHGPLMAGAQVYFADSVDAMPRNLPEVRPTFFFGVPRVWEKFKAKAEEGLRAQPPVQQRVVAWARRVASEYHAQTLRGERASSWLEAQYRLARRLVFAPLHAGIGLDQAEFLVTAAAPIGREVLEFFASIDLIVHEVYGSSELTGPATLNTREATLLGSVGRPLMGVELRIAEDGELLLRGGNVCLGYYKNEQATAELLKDGWLHTGDVGALDGEGFTHITGRKKEIIVTSGGKKTAPDNIESLLKAVPPISHAVVIGERRKYLVALLTLDSKAARALAREKGWPEEPRALAAEPRLHQYLEQALAREVNPKLSRFESIKRFAVLPEDFSIESGEMTPTLKVRRQAVEQKHAALIESLYAEGSGAGAEA encoded by the coding sequence ATGGAACAGCCCAAGACGATGGTCCACGTCCTCCACGAGCAGGCCACGCGCTATCAGCACCGCCCGGCGCTGTGGAGCCGTCAGGGCGGCACCTACAGGCCCACCTCGTGGCAGGACTACGCCCTGCGGGTGCGCCGCTTCGCGCTCGGCCTGAAGGCGCTGGGCTTCTCCGCCGGCGGGACGCTGGGCATCCTCAGCTTCAACCGCGAGGAGTGGCTGGTGGCGGACCTGGCCACGATGGCGCTCGGCGGGGTGCCCGTGGGGCTCTACACCAACAGCAGCGTGGAGCAGCTCGAGTACATCCTCGGCCACTGCGAGGCCGAGGTGCTCCTGGTGGAGAACGAGAAGTACCTCAAGGCCGCGTTGGTGCTGCGCGAGCGGCTGCCCCGCCTGCGCCACGTCATCGTCATGGACGCCCCGGAGCGGCTGCCGGACGGCGTGCTGCGCTACCCGGACGTGCTGGGGCGCGGCATGGGGGTGGACGAGGGGGCCTACTGGGACGCGGTCCACGCGCTGGAGCCCCACGCCCTGGCCACCCTCATCTACACCTCGGGCACCACGGGCGCGCCCAAGGGCGTGATGCTCAGCCACACCAACCTGGTGTGGACGGCGGCGGCGGTGCTCCAGGAGGTAGGCCTCCAGGCCACCCCCCCGCGCATCCTCTCCTATCTGCCGCTGTCGCACATCGCCGAGCAGATCCTCTCCCTGCACGGGCCGCTGATGGCCGGGGCGCAGGTGTACTTCGCGGACTCCGTGGACGCGATGCCGCGCAACCTCCCCGAGGTCCGCCCGACGTTCTTCTTCGGGGTTCCCCGGGTGTGGGAGAAGTTCAAGGCCAAGGCGGAGGAGGGGCTGCGGGCCCAGCCCCCGGTGCAGCAGCGCGTGGTGGCGTGGGCCCGGCGCGTGGCCTCCGAGTACCACGCGCAGACGCTGCGGGGAGAGCGGGCCTCCTCCTGGCTGGAGGCCCAGTACCGGCTGGCCCGGCGCCTCGTGTTCGCCCCCCTTCATGCGGGCATCGGCCTGGATCAGGCGGAGTTCCTCGTCACCGCGGCGGCCCCCATTGGCCGCGAGGTGCTGGAGTTCTTCGCCTCCATCGATCTCATCGTTCATGAAGTCTATGGCTCCTCCGAGCTGACGGGGCCCGCTACCCTCAACACGCGCGAGGCGACGCTGCTGGGCTCCGTGGGGCGCCCGCTGATGGGCGTGGAGCTGCGCATCGCCGAGGACGGGGAGCTGCTCCTGCGGGGCGGCAACGTGTGCCTGGGCTACTACAAGAACGAGCAGGCCACCGCGGAGCTGCTGAAGGACGGCTGGCTCCACACCGGGGACGTGGGCGCGCTGGATGGCGAGGGCTTCACCCACATCACCGGGCGGAAGAAGGAGATCATCGTCACCTCGGGCGGGAAGAAGACGGCGCCGGACAACATCGAGTCCCTGCTCAAGGCCGTGCCGCCCATCTCCCACGCGGTCGTCATCGGCGAGCGGCGCAAGTACCTGGTGGCCCTGCTGACGCTGGACTCGAAGGCCGCGCGCGCCCTGGCCCGGGAGAAGGGCTGGCCGGAGGAGCCCCGCGCGCTGGCCGCCGAGCCGCGCCTGCACCAGTACCTGGAGCAGGCCCTGGCGCGGGAGGTGAACCCGAAGCTCTCCCGCTTCGAGAGCATCAAGCGCTTCGCCGTGCTCCCGGAGGACTTCTCCATCGAGTCCGGGGAGATGACGCCCACCCTCAAGGTGCGCCGCCAGGCGGTGGAGCAGAAGCACGCGGCCCTCATCGAGTCCCTCTATGCGGAGGGCAGTGGGGCCGGCGCCGAGGCCTGA
- a CDS encoding citrate synthase, whose product MPKDTLTITDNRTGKTYEVPVENGCIRTSALRQIKVGDDDFGLMGYDPAFLNTANCKSAITYIDGDKGILEYRGYPIEQLAEKSSFLEVAHLLINGELPTPKELEQFTHLVTHHTYVHENIKAFMDGFRYDAHPMSMLASTVAALSSFYPDAKSIKDEQSRSIQITRLIAKMPTIAAFSFRHSMGLPYIYPDNDLSYVANFLAMIRRIGTATYKAHPVLERALDLLFILHADHEQNCSTTSVRTVGSSEVDPYSAVSAGIGALYGPLHGGANEAVLRMLREIGHVSKIPDFIKAVKGGEGEKKLMGFGHRVYKSYDPRAKVIKRVADEVFEVTGKNPLLDIALELERIALQDEYFVKRKLYPNVDFYSGLIYEAMGFPVEMFPVLFAIPRTVGWCAQWEEMVKDPEQKIARPRQVFVGSKRREYIPMDKRAAK is encoded by the coding sequence ATGCCCAAGGACACGCTGACCATCACGGACAATCGGACCGGGAAGACCTACGAGGTTCCGGTCGAGAACGGGTGTATTCGCACCTCCGCCCTCCGGCAGATCAAGGTAGGTGACGATGACTTCGGCCTGATGGGGTACGACCCGGCGTTCCTGAACACGGCCAACTGCAAGAGCGCCATCACCTACATCGATGGCGACAAGGGCATCCTGGAGTACCGGGGCTACCCCATCGAGCAGCTGGCCGAGAAGTCCTCGTTCCTCGAGGTGGCCCACCTGCTCATCAACGGGGAGCTGCCCACCCCGAAGGAGCTGGAGCAGTTCACCCACCTCGTGACGCACCACACGTACGTGCACGAGAACATCAAGGCGTTCATGGACGGGTTCCGCTACGACGCGCACCCCATGTCCATGCTGGCCTCCACGGTGGCGGCGCTGTCGAGCTTCTACCCGGACGCCAAGAGCATCAAGGACGAGCAGAGCCGCAGCATTCAAATCACCCGGCTCATCGCCAAGATGCCCACCATCGCGGCCTTCTCGTTCCGCCACAGCATGGGGCTGCCGTACATCTACCCGGACAACGATCTGTCCTACGTGGCCAACTTCCTGGCGATGATCCGCCGCATCGGCACCGCCACGTACAAGGCGCACCCGGTGCTGGAGCGCGCGCTGGACTTGCTGTTCATCCTGCACGCGGACCACGAGCAGAACTGCTCCACCACGTCCGTACGCACGGTGGGCTCCTCCGAGGTGGACCCGTACTCGGCGGTCAGCGCGGGCATCGGCGCGCTGTACGGCCCGCTGCACGGCGGCGCCAACGAGGCGGTGCTGCGCATGCTGCGCGAGATCGGCCACGTCTCGAAGATCCCCGACTTCATCAAGGCGGTGAAGGGCGGCGAGGGCGAGAAGAAGCTGATGGGCTTCGGCCACCGCGTCTACAAGTCGTACGATCCGCGCGCCAAGGTCATCAAGCGCGTGGCGGACGAGGTGTTCGAGGTGACGGGCAAGAACCCGCTGCTCGACATCGCCCTGGAGCTGGAGCGCATCGCGCTGCAGGACGAGTACTTCGTCAAGCGCAAGCTCTACCCCAACGTCGACTTCTACTCGGGCCTCATCTACGAGGCGATGGGCTTCCCGGTGGAGATGTTCCCGGTGCTCTTCGCCATCCCCCGCACGGTGGGCTGGTGCGCGCAGTGGGAGGAGATGGTGAAGGATCCGGAGCAGAAGATCGCCCGCCCGCGCCAGGTGTTCGTCGGCTCCAAGCGCCGCGAATACATCCCCATGGACAAGCGCGCCGCCAAGTAG
- the carA gene encoding glutamine-hydrolyzing carbamoyl-phosphate synthase small subunit: MKKAVLVLADGTVFEGRAFGARGETLGEVVFNTSMMGYQEILTDPSYVGQIVTMAYPEMGNVGTNPEDEEAGKPHAVGMVVRMLSEKSSNWRAQETLDAYLKRHGVAGIEGVDTRRLVRHLRLHGAQQGIISSENHTVAALTERARSAPGMEGMDLATGVSTQEPYTFTTPSQDVFGGAQAPAPTPRFDVVAYDYGLKRSMLQFLVDEGCRVTVVPASTTAEQVLARKPHGVFLANGPGDPAAVKGADRTVANLLGKVPVFGICLGHQILALALGGRTYKMKFGHRGANQPVKDLTTGKVEITAQNHGFAVDDASLKGKAVVTHINLNDGTVEGLHIPDARAFSVQYHPESSPGPHDARYLFARFAKLMAQ; the protein is encoded by the coding sequence ATGAAAAAGGCGGTACTCGTTCTGGCGGATGGGACCGTCTTCGAGGGGCGCGCGTTCGGCGCCCGCGGAGAGACCCTCGGCGAGGTGGTCTTCAACACCTCGATGATGGGCTATCAGGAGATCCTCACGGACCCCTCCTACGTCGGCCAGATCGTCACCATGGCCTACCCGGAGATGGGCAACGTGGGGACGAACCCCGAGGACGAAGAGGCGGGCAAGCCGCACGCGGTGGGCATGGTGGTGCGCATGCTCTCGGAGAAGTCCTCCAACTGGCGCGCCCAGGAGACGCTGGATGCGTACCTGAAGCGCCACGGCGTGGCCGGCATCGAGGGCGTGGACACCCGTCGGCTCGTGCGGCACCTGCGCCTGCATGGCGCGCAGCAGGGCATCATCTCCAGTGAGAACCACACCGTGGCGGCGCTCACCGAGCGCGCCCGGAGCGCCCCCGGCATGGAGGGCATGGACCTGGCCACCGGCGTCTCCACCCAGGAGCCCTACACCTTCACCACGCCCTCTCAGGACGTGTTCGGCGGCGCGCAGGCCCCCGCGCCCACGCCCCGCTTCGACGTGGTGGCGTACGACTACGGGCTCAAGCGCTCCATGTTGCAGTTCCTGGTGGACGAGGGCTGCCGGGTGACGGTGGTGCCCGCGAGCACCACCGCCGAGCAGGTGCTCGCGCGCAAGCCGCACGGCGTCTTCCTGGCCAACGGCCCCGGGGATCCGGCCGCCGTGAAGGGCGCGGACCGCACCGTGGCGAACCTGCTCGGCAAGGTGCCCGTGTTCGGCATCTGCCTGGGGCACCAGATCCTCGCCCTGGCGCTGGGCGGCCGGACGTACAAGATGAAGTTCGGCCACCGCGGCGCCAACCAGCCCGTGAAGGACCTGACGACGGGCAAGGTGGAGATCACCGCCCAGAACCACGGCTTCGCCGTGGACGACGCCAGCCTGAAGGGCAAGGCCGTCGTCACCCACATCAACCTCAATGACGGCACCGTGGAGGGGCTCCACATCCCCGACGCGCGGGCCTTCAGCGTACAGTACCACCCCGAGTCCTCGCCGGGACCGCACGACGCGCGCTACCTGTTCGCGCGCTTCGCCAAGCTGATGGCACAGTAG
- a CDS encoding 3-dehydroquinate synthase, with protein MSDTPLPPGSYRPATDKWGAFSKLAARLPEGSLALVDRTVVKHHPGLLPALEARNPRAIVQITGGERAKNFASLEKVLTGGLTLPRSGTLIVIGGGTLGDVATVAAHLLKRGVRLVQVPTTLLAAVDSSLGGKGAVDLIVRGNVVKNPVGVFHYADEAWICPEFFTSLSDAQRREGAIEAWKMVACLDGRLFRKYMRQAPTLEQLVKDGRRLKESVCAKDPYEHSGLRRVLNFGHSFGHVLESLSRFKLSHGDAVGLGMRCALDVGRRLGVTPEPVALQVEQALEQGPGILGRDRIASLIQRTPLKDVVDLLAADKKAGTSGELRMILLTGIGAFDIRDVPETEWRQLWSAWKNGIRP; from the coding sequence ATGAGCGACACACCCCTTCCCCCGGGTTCCTACCGCCCCGCCACCGACAAGTGGGGCGCCTTCTCCAAGCTCGCCGCGCGTCTGCCCGAGGGAAGCCTCGCCCTGGTGGACCGCACCGTGGTGAAGCACCACCCGGGCCTCCTCCCGGCGCTGGAGGCACGCAACCCCCGCGCCATCGTGCAGATCACCGGCGGCGAGCGGGCCAAGAACTTCGCCTCGCTGGAGAAGGTACTGACCGGCGGCCTCACCCTGCCCCGCTCCGGGACGCTGATCGTCATTGGCGGCGGCACCCTGGGAGACGTGGCCACGGTGGCCGCGCACCTGCTCAAGCGCGGGGTGCGGCTGGTGCAGGTGCCCACCACCCTGCTGGCCGCGGTGGACAGCAGCCTCGGCGGCAAGGGCGCCGTGGACCTGATCGTCCGCGGCAACGTGGTGAAGAACCCCGTGGGGGTCTTCCACTACGCGGACGAGGCGTGGATCTGCCCCGAGTTCTTCACCTCGCTGTCCGACGCCCAGCGCCGCGAGGGCGCCATCGAGGCGTGGAAGATGGTGGCCTGCCTCGATGGCCGGCTCTTCCGCAAGTACATGCGCCAGGCGCCCACCCTGGAGCAGCTCGTGAAGGACGGGCGCCGGCTCAAGGAGAGCGTCTGCGCGAAGGACCCTTACGAGCACAGCGGCCTGCGGCGCGTGCTCAACTTCGGCCACAGCTTCGGCCACGTGCTGGAGAGCCTGTCGCGCTTCAAGCTGTCCCACGGGGACGCGGTGGGCCTGGGCATGCGCTGCGCGCTGGACGTGGGGCGGCGCCTGGGCGTCACCCCCGAGCCGGTGGCGCTCCAGGTCGAGCAGGCGCTGGAGCAGGGCCCGGGCATCCTGGGCCGTGACCGGATCGCCTCGCTCATCCAGCGCACGCCCCTGAAGGACGTGGTGGACCTGCTGGCCGCCGACAAGAAGGCGGGCACGTCGGGCGAGCTGCGCATGATCCTGCTCACCGGCATCGGTGCCTTCGACATCCGGGATGTCCCGGAGACCGAATGGCGTCAACTCTGGTCCGCCTGGAAGAACGGAATCCGCCCATGA
- a CDS encoding bifunctional nuclease family protein — translation MKTPHRASLFLAPLSAVALALGGLLFLPALAARPAVAAPTQAPGESPCITSGEDDPALCKELIELVVRDVVPLVEAQTHAVVLTTQDGETVLPIFVDESAAVAIAFRLAELKSPQPLAQDLLDDVVHKLGASVTEVRIDDLRGDIYTGRVFIKQGKKNLELDARPADSIAMALDGSARIRVTRKVLTQAGISRDDIEALHQGMPGVGGSGGGGEPDAVPMKAPKKSQSISL, via the coding sequence GTGAAAACACCACATCGCGCCAGTCTGTTTCTCGCTCCGCTCTCCGCCGTGGCCCTGGCGCTGGGTGGTTTGTTGTTCCTCCCTGCGCTCGCGGCGCGGCCCGCGGTGGCCGCCCCCACGCAAGCCCCCGGGGAATCTCCTTGCATCACCTCGGGAGAAGACGACCCGGCCCTCTGTAAAGAACTCATCGAGCTCGTGGTCCGGGATGTCGTGCCGCTCGTGGAGGCCCAGACCCACGCCGTGGTGCTGACCACCCAGGATGGCGAGACGGTGCTGCCCATCTTCGTGGACGAGTCGGCCGCCGTGGCCATCGCCTTCCGGCTCGCCGAGCTGAAGTCGCCCCAGCCGCTCGCCCAGGACTTGCTCGACGACGTGGTGCACAAGCTGGGCGCCAGCGTCACCGAGGTCCGCATCGATGACCTGCGCGGCGACATCTACACGGGCCGCGTCTTCATCAAGCAGGGCAAGAAGAACCTGGAGCTGGATGCCCGGCCCGCGGACTCCATCGCCATGGCGCTGGACGGCTCGGCGCGCATCCGCGTGACGCGCAAGGTGCTGACGCAGGCGGGCATCAGCCGCGACGACATCGAGGCGCTGCACCAGGGAATGCCCGGCGTGGGCGGCAGCGGCGGCGGCGGCGAGCCGGATGCCGTGCCCATGAAGGCCCCCAAGAAGAGCCAGTCGATCAGCCTGTAA
- a CDS encoding 3-phosphoshikimate 1-carboxyvinyltransferase: protein MSQLHIDPSHLTAARLTPPVSKSDAQRALVLAHLTGHWPLRSLQSEPEADLPADVRVLKRGVEALRLPPGPVRDVNCADGGAPFRILVTQAAVTPGAKVRFTGTPRLGERPHGALFESLREALGPKGLTLTEGKPWPVELHAPEASSAPVFRVPGDQSSQYASSLLLGCAGLFLREKRPWSVEILGTLTSAGYLELTLTWLRRFGFTVEESASRFTVTAYQAPETAPAMPGDWSSLGYLLLVAWRTGGSVERADPGNAHPDQAILRLVQPAGLTPVTGPELTMRMEGKARAGLVASGKECPDLLPTLAALGCVLPGPSTLTDVGILRVKESDRLEGIRTLVAAYGGTTTLDGETLTLTPPAAPPAHFSMDSHGDHRLAMVSATLAVLSGARLTLTGPECVEKSFPGFWRQMERTGVRLTE from the coding sequence ATGAGCCAGCTGCACATCGACCCCAGCCACCTCACCGCCGCGCGCCTCACGCCGCCGGTGTCCAAGTCCGACGCCCAGCGCGCCCTGGTGCTCGCACACCTCACCGGGCATTGGCCCCTGCGCTCGCTCCAGTCCGAGCCCGAGGCGGACCTGCCCGCGGACGTGCGCGTGCTCAAGCGCGGCGTGGAGGCCCTGCGCCTGCCGCCCGGCCCCGTGCGCGACGTGAACTGCGCCGACGGCGGGGCCCCGTTCCGCATCCTCGTCACCCAGGCTGCGGTGACGCCCGGGGCGAAGGTGCGCTTCACCGGCACCCCGCGCCTGGGCGAGCGCCCCCACGGCGCGCTCTTCGAGTCCCTGCGCGAGGCGCTCGGCCCCAAGGGGCTCACCCTCACCGAGGGCAAGCCCTGGCCCGTGGAGCTCCACGCCCCGGAGGCGAGCAGCGCCCCTGTCTTCCGCGTCCCAGGAGACCAGAGCAGCCAGTACGCCTCCAGCCTCCTGCTGGGCTGCGCGGGGCTGTTCCTGCGCGAGAAGCGCCCCTGGAGCGTGGAGATCCTGGGCACCCTGACGAGCGCGGGCTACCTGGAGCTGACCCTCACCTGGCTGCGCCGCTTCGGCTTCACCGTGGAGGAGAGCGCCTCGCGCTTCACGGTGACGGCGTACCAGGCCCCCGAGACCGCCCCGGCGATGCCGGGAGACTGGTCCTCCCTGGGCTACCTGCTGCTCGTCGCCTGGCGCACGGGCGGCAGCGTGGAGCGCGCGGACCCCGGCAACGCCCACCCGGACCAGGCCATCCTCAGGCTGGTGCAGCCCGCGGGGCTCACCCCCGTGACGGGGCCGGAGCTCACCATGCGCATGGAGGGCAAGGCCCGGGCGGGGCTCGTGGCCTCGGGCAAGGAGTGCCCGGACCTGCTGCCCACGCTGGCGGCCCTGGGGTGCGTGCTGCCCGGCCCCTCGACCCTCACCGATGTAGGTATCCTCCGCGTGAAGGAGAGCGACCGGCTGGAGGGCATCCGCACGCTGGTGGCCGCCTACGGGGGCACCACCACCCTGGACGGCGAGACGCTCACCCTCACGCCCCCGGCCGCCCCGCCCGCGCATTTCTCCATGGATAGCCACGGGGACCACCGGCTCGCCATGGTTTCCGCGACCCTGGCGGTGCTCTCCGGGGCGCGGCTGACGCTGACCGGGCCCGAGTGCGTGGAGAAGAGCTTTCCAGGCTTCTGGCGGCAGATGGAGCGCACCGGGGTGCGTCTGACCGAGTAA
- a CDS encoding dihydroorotase, translated as MSSPVLFRRGRVIDPRNYVDSVRDVLVRDGVVAEVSEAPLQVPGAQVVEAQGRWVLPGFIDLHVHLREPGEEGKETILTGCRAAVAGGFTGIVAMPNTKLVNDSSLVTELVLSRARAANLCHVYPAGAITKGLKGEEMAEMGELVSAGCVCITDDGRPVMNAGLMRRALQYAQLFNLPVMVHEEDLTLSGKGAMTEGPTATRLGLLPIPPSAEVAMVARDLVLLEETGGRLHIAHVSCEGSVRLLREAKRRGLQVTSEVTPHHFILDDTAVGEYDTHAKMNPPLRLRRDVEALREALADGTIEAIATDHAPHGVLDKQVEFDKGINGVVGLETALGLTLALVHEGVLSPRRAVELLTDGPAKAFGLPGGHLKPGAPADITLVDPEVKWTVDAERFFSKSRNTPFHGRSLKGRVVQTWVGGRCVFEAGEIKESRS; from the coding sequence GTGAGTTCCCCCGTTCTCTTCCGCCGCGGGCGGGTCATCGATCCGCGCAACTACGTGGACAGCGTGCGCGATGTGCTCGTGCGCGACGGTGTGGTCGCCGAGGTGTCCGAGGCCCCGCTGCAGGTGCCCGGCGCGCAGGTGGTGGAGGCGCAGGGGCGCTGGGTGCTCCCGGGCTTCATTGATCTGCACGTCCACCTGCGCGAGCCGGGCGAGGAGGGGAAGGAGACCATCCTCACGGGCTGCCGGGCGGCGGTGGCTGGCGGCTTCACCGGCATTGTGGCCATGCCCAACACCAAGCTGGTGAACGACAGCTCGCTGGTGACGGAGCTGGTGCTCTCGCGCGCCCGGGCCGCCAACCTCTGTCACGTATATCCCGCCGGGGCCATCACCAAGGGGCTCAAGGGCGAGGAGATGGCGGAGATGGGCGAGCTGGTCTCCGCCGGCTGCGTCTGCATCACCGACGATGGCCGCCCGGTGATGAACGCCGGGCTCATGCGGCGGGCGCTCCAGTACGCCCAGCTTTTCAACCTGCCCGTCATGGTCCACGAGGAGGACCTGACGCTGTCGGGCAAGGGGGCGATGACCGAAGGGCCCACCGCCACGCGCCTGGGGCTGCTGCCCATTCCGCCCTCGGCCGAGGTGGCCATGGTGGCCCGGGACCTGGTCCTGCTGGAGGAGACGGGGGGCCGGCTGCACATCGCCCACGTCTCGTGCGAGGGCAGCGTGCGCCTGCTGCGCGAGGCCAAGCGGCGCGGCCTGCAGGTGACGTCCGAAGTCACCCCGCACCACTTCATCCTCGATGACACAGCGGTGGGGGAGTACGACACCCACGCGAAGATGAACCCGCCGCTGCGCCTGCGCCGGGACGTGGAGGCGCTGCGCGAGGCGCTGGCCGACGGCACCATCGAGGCCATCGCCACGGACCATGCGCCCCACGGCGTGCTCGACAAGCAGGTGGAGTTCGACAAGGGCATCAACGGCGTGGTGGGGCTGGAGACGGCCCTGGGCCTCACGCTGGCCCTGGTCCACGAGGGCGTGCTGAGCCCCCGCCGGGCGGTGGAGCTGCTCACGGATGGCCCCGCCAAAGCATTCGGGCTGCCAGGCGGTCACTTGAAGCCTGGCGCTCCAGCGGACATCACCCTCGTCGATCCCGAGGTGAAGTGGACGGTGGACGCCGAGCGGTTTTTCTCCAAGAGTCGGAATACCCCCTTCCATGGCCGCTCGCTCAAGGGCCGCGTCGTCCAGACGTGGGTGGGGGGACGCTGTGTCTTCGAAGCCGGTGAGATCAAGGAGTCGCGGTCATGA
- the pyk gene encoding pyruvate kinase codes for MRKAKIVCTLGPASDSPEIIEGLIRAGMNVARLNFSHGVYEDHRRRVGVLRKLSRKLGVPVSILQDIQGPKIRLGRFEGGQLLVQTGQTVTVTTRAVLGQGAIIPTPVRSLTKDVKRGDMILLDDGRVRLRVERVEGRDVTASVEVGGLLKDHKGLNLPGAAISVPTITEKDAEDLAFGQELGVDYVALSFVRTAKDIHQAREHVSKLKTPLIAKIEKPQALENLEAISEAADGVMVARGDLGVEMPLEKLPGIQKRMVAEVNRRGGLVIVATEMLESMVGNARPTRAEVSDVANAILDGADAVMLSGETAAGKYPVEAAATMARIVEETERSLGSSLRPSLKVGTHDLSTGVAAAAVAAAEQLGIGTIVAYTERGHTARLISEFRPKARIIGLTPNADTVNRMALYWGVQGRQVSRLQSTDAMLKQVRRLCRDEGLCEAGSAVVIVAGVPLNEPGNTNMMSVHRI; via the coding sequence ATGCGCAAAGCGAAAATCGTCTGCACCTTGGGCCCTGCCTCGGACAGCCCGGAAATCATTGAAGGCCTCATCCGCGCGGGGATGAACGTGGCGCGGCTCAACTTCTCCCACGGGGTCTACGAGGACCACCGGCGCCGCGTGGGCGTGCTGCGCAAGCTGTCCCGCAAGCTCGGCGTCCCGGTGTCCATCCTCCAGGACATCCAGGGGCCGAAGATTCGCCTGGGCCGCTTCGAGGGGGGCCAGCTCCTCGTGCAGACCGGCCAGACGGTGACGGTGACAACGCGCGCCGTGCTGGGTCAGGGCGCGATCATCCCCACCCCCGTCCGTTCGCTCACGAAGGACGTGAAGCGCGGCGACATGATCCTCCTGGACGATGGCCGGGTGCGGCTCCGGGTGGAGCGCGTGGAGGGCCGGGACGTCACCGCGAGCGTGGAGGTGGGCGGGCTGCTCAAGGACCACAAGGGGCTCAACCTTCCGGGCGCCGCCATCTCGGTGCCCACCATCACGGAGAAGGACGCGGAGGACCTGGCGTTCGGGCAGGAGCTCGGCGTGGACTATGTGGCGCTGTCCTTCGTGCGCACGGCCAAGGACATCCACCAGGCCCGGGAGCACGTCTCGAAGCTGAAGACGCCGCTCATCGCGAAGATCGAAAAGCCCCAGGCGCTCGAGAACCTGGAGGCCATCTCCGAGGCGGCCGACGGGGTGATGGTGGCCCGGGGAGACCTGGGGGTGGAGATGCCGCTGGAGAAGCTGCCGGGCATCCAGAAGCGCATGGTGGCGGAGGTCAACCGCCGGGGCGGCCTGGTCATCGTCGCCACCGAGATGCTGGAGAGCATGGTGGGCAACGCCCGGCCCACGCGCGCCGAGGTGTCCGACGTGGCCAACGCCATCCTGGATGGCGCCGACGCGGTGATGCTCTCGGGCGAGACGGCGGCGGGCAAGTACCCTGTCGAGGCGGCCGCCACGATGGCGCGCATCGTGGAGGAGACGGAGCGGAGCCTCGGCTCCTCGCTGCGCCCCTCCCTGAAGGTGGGAACGCATGACCTGTCCACGGGCGTGGCCGCCGCAGCGGTGGCCGCCGCCGAGCAGCTCGGCATCGGCACCATCGTGGCCTACACCGAGCGGGGGCACACCGCGCGGCTCATCTCCGAGTTCCGGCCCAAGGCGCGCATCATCGGCCTGACGCCGAACGCGGACACGGTGAACCGCATGGCGCTCTACTGGGGGGTGCAGGGCCGGCAGGTGAGCAGGCTCCAGTCCACGGACGCCATGCTCAAGCAGGTGCGCCGGCTGTGCCGGGACGAGGGGCTGTGCGAGGCCGGCTCCGCCGTGGTCATCGTGGCAGGCGTGCCCCTCAACGAGCCCGGGAACACGAACATGATGTCCGTGCACCGCATCTGA